The genome window TGAAGATATTCATCAATGCCATGAGTCAACTCATTTTAACTGGCCATCCAGAGCACACTGTGAGAGGAAGTCCACCAAGTCTTAATATAACAATATTCTTTACTCCTGGGTAGCCCAGTTAATGAAAAAATGGACATGGAAAATAAGAGCAGGACAGATCTCGCTCTCCCAAATCCACAAGGGCCCTCCAGGTAGGTACAGGCTAttattatcatcttttttttttttaatacttagtCACTTAGTGGACCAGAGAAAGTAACAGCTTGGGGGAGATGTCAATTCATGGATTTAAGCATGGACCCATCTagtttaattaatatatttggtACCTATTAATACCTATTTGCTATACTTTCCAAGTGGTTCTCTCTCACGGGTAGGGAGGAAGATTTTTAATCACCTGGTGTATTGGAGAAACAGGTTTTCTAACACTAGAGGCTCATATTCTGGGTGTGAGACAGGAGAGTTCTTACAATGCATATTGATCTCTTGCCTGTGTGTCTATGAGCTGAGGGACACTTATCCATCACACATGCTCTTACAAATGCTTTCCAAAGTGACCTTCCTGGTTGATCTTTATGAACCATAAACTGTGGGACACGgctttgaagaagaaaatagtaATAGAGATCCAAGTAGCCGTTCAAAGCTGTTACCCTACTGTCCTCGGTGCACATGAAGTTGGGTGTATCATTGACAAAACATATTCAGATACACTTCAATGATAGAAGGACTATGATATGCATAGGTAAACGTGTTTGTTTgactgttttcagttttatttatcagtATAGGTTAATGGGAAAGACCTTGGTGCTAGTTACCCTGGATTAAGTATAAGAAAACTTGGTATGGTTTTTGTTGCATGTAATTACTCAGACATTGTTCAAGTCTTCTTGGTCAGTTACTTGGaccctctgaacctcagtttcttagTCATGACAATGAAGATTTCAATTGCAGGattgttttgaaaaaattaacaaatgaaactTCCCTTCATGTCAGGAAGTTAGAGAACTTTCTCATGACCAAATTTCTGTTAAATTCCACAGGGTGCCTGAATTTGAACTCTCAGAAATATCTGTCCACGATAATACCCCGCTGAAGAAGTCTGCCTCATCTCTACCCCAGCATACATggctgacatttttgaagaaagaGGTGATATTCCTGGGGGTGAGTTAGCATCCTCCAATCTCAGCTGGAGTAAGAATTGGCTCTAGAAAAGAATATTTGATTGCATCAACTCTTTCTCCAATAGGGTTCATGAGGAGTGACAGGTCCTCTAAAAATCCTGGTAGATAAAGAGTTGTCACTAATCGAGCCCttttaggaaaagagaaacattttctcataaagattttaaattactagGACAAGAATGGCAAATAGGAGTGAAGAATTCTTAATCTTTACTTATGGAAAGAACTATTACTGAAGTCTGCCATGGCTACATAAATAAAGGCATATGAGAAAGGTGTCAGCCATCCATGCATTAGGTAATGCTTGTATCAATTCTCATAGTGGCCAGGGGATCCTGGAAAATTTCAGATTGAATCATTTCTTACTTAGGACAGTCTAAAGcactaaaataatttcttatatttgGCCTCAACTATAAGAAAATTGATACAATCTTTGGGAAATATCTCGTAATTTCACAAAATCCATGTGTTTTTCTAACAGGTAACACAAATTCTGATTGGTTTGATATGCCTTTGTTTTGGAACAATTGTCTGCTCTGCATTCAATTTTTCAGACTTTGAGGAagacttttttttatcatttaaagcagGCTATCCGTTCTGGGGAGCAATATTTGTGAGTATATATCTATAATTGTTTCTGAAATAACACTGAACATAGATTTTTTCTCTTACTCAGATCTAATCAGTTGTTTATAttcagtatttatatttataattctttacatatatgtatacaacatatatatatatctttgcaGTTCAcaaagcactttttcatatatatatgtgctcattaacaacaacaaaggaTTCTTACTATAATTAGCTGTGGGTCAAACATTCAGCATACTTTTATCAGATGAGAAACCTGAGACTAATAAAAGTTAAAGGACTTGCCCAAGGGATCTTTTAGCTAATAGAAATTAAACCTGAATTTTCAAAATCCAATTCCAGGAAAATACCCTTAAGACTATTCACCAATAAAgttacacaataaatacataccATTTTATCTTGTCggttaaaaagaataataaaaacaaagttatCTTCATGCAGGGAGGGGAAAGATTCTGCGGTAAGGAGAAGATAAACTTCTATCATACCCTAAGAAAGACTTCTAGGTACTTTCTAATTGTATCACTTTAATCATTCTGCTGTCTGGAAAACAGATGGCTGAATGACATCATGAGGCTATTGAGATATCATTGACATACAACGAATCgcacatatttaaatatacaatttgataagttttgacacatTATTCACACATAAAAACATCACTACATACATACAATGAATGTATCCATCATCTCCAAGAGTTTCCTGTGCTTCTTTGTaaaccctccttccctcccccctttcttGTCTTCCATCTGCAAGCAGTCGCTGATCTGCTTTTTACAATTACAGATTACTTCACATTTTCTAgagctttatataaatggagtgaCACAGCACACTatctttattgtctgtcttcatTTGTTCCACATAATTgttttgcaatttatttatttatttatttatttttaccaactAAATCAataatagctttatttattttttatttttttcttaattttattttgtcgatatacaatgtggttgattattgtggcccattaccgaaacctccctccctcctccctctccctcctcccacccaacaatgtcctttctgtttgcttgtcgtaccaacttcaaggaattgtagttgttatgtcttcttccccgcaCCCcctcagtttgtgtgtgtgtgagtgtgtgtgtgtgtgtgtgtgtgtgaatttatatattaatttttagctcccaccaataagtgagaacatgtggtatttctctttctgtgcctgacttgtttcacttaatataattctctcaaggtccatccatgttgttgcaaatggcagtatttcattcgtttttatagctgagtagtattccattgtgtagatgtaccacattttccgtatcgatgatggataaaatccaaaagactctgaacgataaatgctggtgaggttgcggagaaaaaagaactctcatacattgttttgCAATTATTCATGTTGGTTTTTGTATTAATACTCCATTCACAAGTATATATTTTAACTATAATAAATATCGCATTGGCTTGAAACTACTCAAAACATTTGTCCAGGACTCTCCTTGAACCTCTAccatagttttttaaaacttccctCCACTGTCTTTTCATTCCAAACACTTAGCTTATTAGGTGTCTCTCAACCCATCATACAATCTTAAGAGATTGTTATGAATTTGTGTTATTGACTTATATTTTTTACTAAATCTTTTATCACGTATATTTTCATAATCACTATATGTCTACATGAGATATGTTAGTCTCTGGAGATGTACATGCCACATATATACACGTCTCTTGCCTAAAGGAGCAGACAGTCTAACACAGAGGATGCACAGACAGTTACCACCAAATGACAATAGTGGTATAACGGTCATGCACCACATGTTGCTGGACCTTCCCACTCCCAGAGTAACCCCTGACTGTCAGGggaagaatcacctgggagcctgGTAGAAATGAAGAGTCCCAAGCCCCATCCAGGACCTAATGtataagaatctgcattttaacaagaccctCACatgatttatatacatatttaattttcagaagcatctatagaaaataagaataaggaAATACTGGGCTCATGGGGGTCATTAATACACAGCTTTATGGGGCACcccaaattttactttattttggggggatgagGGTAAAAGGGACACATTGGAGAGCAGAGACTCACTGtgtctttttcccttctcttttggACAGTTTGATATTTCAGGACTTTTGTcaattatattagaaaagaaaaatacaacatatctGGTGAGTTGCAACTTTGTCTATCCCAGATAaggtaagaaaatggaattttaggAGTCTTGAGGAAGACATGTGTTCATCTCCTGCACGATTGTGAGTGTgaacatgcaattttttttcaacCTACTTTGTATTAGAAGGTCTTTTGCAACAGACGTTAGATGTAATCATCCGAAACACAGATTGTATCATTTAGCATAGAGTGAAGTTTAATTGCCTtgacatttgtttaaaaaaaaatgtccccACATGGGCATTGTCCACGTAGTTATATTCACATG of Cynocephalus volans isolate mCynVol1 chromosome 4, mCynVol1.pri, whole genome shotgun sequence contains these proteins:
- the MS4A2 gene encoding high affinity immunoglobulin epsilon receptor subunit beta gives rise to the protein MDMENKSRTDLALPNPQGPSRVPEFELSEISVHDNTPLKKSASSLPQHTWLTFLKKEVIFLGVTQILIGLICLCFGTIVCSAFNFSDFEEDFFLSFKAGYPFWGAIFFDISGLLSIILEKKNTTYLARGRLGANTVSSIAGGIGIIILIIDLRKSSTFIGDCQEAVEVDFCFGVSFSTEIVVMMLFLTILGFCSAVSLTVYGVGEELKGNKVPVDCLYEELNIYSPIYSELETRQETSPPMDS